The following are encoded together in the Desulfovibrio desulfuricans DSM 642 genome:
- a CDS encoding DEAD/DEAH box helicase yields the protein MSPSFEDFHLSPELLQAVKDMGFEEPSPIQVLAVPFLLTGRDAVGQAQTGTGKTAAFGMPILEKLTTTKAVQSLVLCPTRELAIQVAEEFSKLAARKRGVAILPIYGGQAIERQLRALERGVQVVVGTPGRVMDHLQRGTLRLGGATTVVLDEADEMLDMGFREDIEAILERVPAECQRVLFSATMPPAILQLSKRFLREPEMLAIAQKTLTVPAIEQVYYEVRPHQKMDALCRVLDAQGFRKALVFCSTKRSVDEVTAHLQQRGYQSDGLHGDLAQSQRDRVMQRFRGEGLDILIATDVAARGIDVDDVDAVVNYDIPHDAERYVHRIGRTGRAGRVGKAFTFVTLREQHKLRDIIRHTKARIQQERLPSLRDVANIRTSRLLDEVRATLTAGALESCMQMVEDFLSEQFADDVITSRDVAAALLKLLMQRDFGDATNVPEEDPLSEAPRRFGRDGRDGRDGRDGFRQGDRDGARPRRNDAPMTRLHISVGHAHKVSPGEMVGAITGECGIAGRSIGAISIQKHFSLVEVQSEFADDVLAVLNRGVFIAGTRVTAKLDAGGGSFQRKSFGPGPRAPRGPRPGYPARNPRDGGGNGGGGKRLTHPDKWGRKPRSAEDEKD from the coding sequence ATGTCCCCATCGTTCGAAGATTTTCATTTGTCCCCGGAATTGTTGCAGGCCGTCAAGGATATGGGTTTTGAAGAACCCTCTCCTATTCAGGTGCTTGCTGTACCCTTTCTGCTGACTGGCCGCGACGCGGTAGGTCAGGCCCAGACCGGCACCGGCAAAACAGCCGCCTTTGGCATGCCCATTCTGGAAAAGCTCACCACCACAAAGGCGGTGCAGTCGCTGGTGCTTTGCCCCACGCGCGAGCTTGCCATTCAGGTTGCCGAAGAGTTCAGCAAACTGGCCGCCCGCAAGCGCGGCGTTGCCATTTTGCCCATATACGGCGGTCAGGCCATTGAACGCCAGCTCCGCGCTCTTGAACGCGGCGTGCAGGTGGTGGTAGGCACCCCTGGTCGCGTTATGGATCACCTCCAGCGCGGCACCCTCCGCCTGGGCGGCGCAACTACTGTTGTGCTTGATGAAGCCGACGAAATGCTCGATATGGGCTTTCGCGAAGATATAGAAGCCATCCTGGAGCGTGTGCCCGCTGAATGCCAGCGCGTGCTTTTTTCGGCCACTATGCCCCCAGCTATTTTGCAGTTGAGCAAGCGCTTTCTGCGTGAGCCGGAAATGCTGGCCATTGCCCAGAAGACCCTGACCGTGCCCGCCATTGAGCAGGTCTATTACGAAGTGCGCCCCCATCAGAAGATGGACGCGCTGTGCCGGGTGCTGGACGCTCAGGGATTCCGCAAGGCCCTGGTATTCTGCTCCACCAAGCGCAGCGTGGACGAAGTGACGGCCCACCTGCAACAGCGTGGCTATCAGAGCGATGGTCTGCACGGCGACCTTGCCCAGTCGCAGCGCGACAGGGTCATGCAGCGTTTTCGCGGTGAAGGGCTGGACATTCTGATCGCCACAGACGTTGCCGCGCGCGGCATTGACGTGGACGATGTGGATGCCGTGGTCAACTACGATATTCCCCATGACGCAGAGCGCTACGTGCACCGCATTGGCCGCACCGGGCGCGCTGGCCGCGTGGGCAAGGCCTTCACCTTTGTGACCCTGCGCGAGCAGCACAAGCTGCGCGATATTATCCGCCATACCAAGGCCCGCATCCAGCAGGAACGCCTGCCCTCATTGCGCGACGTTGCCAACATCCGCACCTCGCGGCTGCTGGACGAAGTGCGCGCCACGCTGACTGCCGGGGCGCTGGAAAGCTGCATGCAGATGGTGGAAGACTTTTTGTCCGAACAGTTTGCCGATGATGTCATCACCAGCCGCGATGTGGCCGCAGCCCTGCTCAAGCTGCTGATGCAGCGCGATTTTGGCGATGCCACAAACGTGCCCGAAGAAGACCCGCTGTCCGAAGCGCCCCGCCGCTTTGGCCGCGATGGCCGTGATGGTCGCGATGGCCGTGACGGGTTCCGTCAGGGCGACCGCGATGGTGCCCGCCCGCGCCGTAACGATGCGCCCATGACCCGCCTGCACATCAGCGTGGGCCATGCCCACAAGGTTTCGCCCGGCGAAATGGTGGGTGCCATCACCGGTGAATGCGGCATTGCTGGCCGCAGCATCGGCGCCATCAGCATTCAGAAGCATTTCAGCCTTGTTGAAGTGCAGAGCGAGTTTGCCGATGACGTGCTGGCCGTTCTCAACCGGGGCGTGTTTATTGCCGGTACGCGCGTGACCGCCAAGCTGGACGCTGGCGGCGGCTCGTTCCAGCGCAAGAGCTTCGGCCCCGGCCCCCGCGCACCGCGTGGCCCCCGGCCCGGATACCCTGCCCGCAATCCGCGTGATGGCGGCGGTAACGGTGGCGGCGGCAAGCGCCTTACACACCCCGACAAATGGGGCAGAAAACCGCGCAGCGCAGAAGACGAAAAGGATTAA